A stretch of Crossiella cryophila DNA encodes these proteins:
- a CDS encoding VOC family protein: protein MGTRLNPYINFGDQARAAMEFYREVFGGTLTFSTFGEYGMEASPEADKIMHSQLESPGGLVLMGADTPAGMPPHQVGDNVSVCLSGEDVEELSSYFAKLAVDGTVGVPLEKQVWGDHFGMVTDRFGINWMVNIAGTSSR from the coding sequence GTGGGCACTCGGCTCAACCCCTACATCAACTTTGGTGACCAGGCCAGGGCGGCCATGGAGTTCTACCGGGAGGTCTTCGGCGGCACCTTGACCTTCTCCACCTTCGGTGAGTACGGCATGGAGGCCAGCCCGGAGGCGGACAAGATCATGCACAGCCAGTTGGAGAGTCCGGGCGGGTTGGTCCTGATGGGGGCGGACACCCCGGCCGGGATGCCGCCGCACCAGGTCGGCGACAACGTCTCGGTGTGCCTCAGTGGGGAGGACGTCGAGGAGCTGAGCAGCTACTTCGCTAAACTGGCCGTGGACGGCACTGTCGGCGTCCCATTGGAGAAACAGGTCTGGGGCGACCACTTCGGCATGGTGACCGACCGGTTCGGCATCAACTGGATGGTCAACATCGCCGGAACCTCAAGTCGCTGA
- the cas5e gene encoding type I-E CRISPR-associated protein Cas5/CasD yields MSCLLLRLAAPLQSWGTSSRFTRRNTDRAPSRSGVLGLLAAATGRRRTDPLEELLELRIGVRIEQPGQLERDFQTARSLDGQTSMPLSYRFYLADAVFAVAVYGPDPLLETLTQALRAPAFPLFLGRRSCPPAGVLLHGVHDGDVAQVLADAPWLASKWVQKQHRAPTVTLDTVADCPATEARAELVRDEPISFDPRHRQYAWRSVLKTPVTIPNPMHRSPMPTAAQAGGGHDPMAFFEEPF; encoded by the coding sequence GTGAGCTGCCTGCTGCTGCGGCTGGCCGCGCCGTTGCAGTCCTGGGGCACCAGCAGCCGCTTCACCCGCCGCAACACCGACCGCGCCCCCAGCCGCAGCGGAGTACTCGGTCTGCTGGCCGCGGCCACCGGCCGCCGCCGCACCGACCCCCTCGAAGAGCTGCTGGAACTGCGCATCGGAGTCCGCATCGAACAACCCGGCCAGCTGGAACGGGACTTCCAGACCGCCCGCAGTCTGGACGGGCAGACCTCCATGCCACTGTCCTACCGCTTCTACCTCGCCGACGCGGTCTTCGCCGTGGCCGTGTATGGCCCCGACCCGCTGCTGGAGACCCTGACCCAGGCGTTGCGGGCACCGGCGTTCCCGCTGTTCCTGGGGCGCCGATCCTGCCCGCCCGCCGGGGTACTGCTGCACGGGGTGCACGACGGGGACGTCGCCCAGGTGCTGGCCGATGCGCCGTGGCTGGCCTCGAAATGGGTGCAGAAGCAGCACCGCGCACCGACGGTCACCCTGGACACCGTCGCGGACTGCCCCGCCACCGAGGCCCGCGCGGAACTGGTGCGCGACGAGCCGATCAGCTTCGATCCCCGGCACCGCCAGTACGCCTGGCGCAGCGTGCTCAAGACCCCGGTCACCATCCCCAACCCGATGCACCGCTCCCCCATGCCGACCGCGGCCCAGGCGGGTGGCGGACATGATCCGATGGCCTTCTTCGAGGAACCATTCTGA
- a CDS encoding radical SAM protein yields the protein MDDTDRPNVLIWDMTFACPLRCYHCYTESGRRPARSLDAPELMKVADALISLGAELITLCGGEPLTLRPIVDVARRLREGGLRVYVYTSGWNTKPALLDQLAGVVDKIVVSVDGPDAATHDRIRGRAGSFDHCMRTLGMLNDRVEQDLAAGRTPLRFGIDYVVVRSNYDEIDRMCGEVAPRFSSLETLSFGAVVPTGLASRPSFVEQELVSDEQAAELILPATRERLRAAAPSWVQVDTTDNFEVQMNPRYLADNPDFRPMEVEPDGAVRGMPIYEGTVGSLLTEDPVELWRRSRARWTDPFVLDCLSRIHTRRDWAEAIRQIDRHFGTPEVRARIDARPVLVL from the coding sequence ATGGACGACACCGACCGCCCGAATGTCCTGATCTGGGACATGACCTTCGCCTGCCCACTGCGCTGCTATCACTGCTACACCGAGTCCGGCCGCCGCCCGGCCCGCAGCCTGGACGCCCCGGAGTTGATGAAGGTCGCCGACGCCCTGATCTCCCTGGGCGCCGAGCTGATCACCCTGTGCGGCGGCGAACCCCTGACCCTGCGCCCGATCGTCGACGTCGCCCGCCGGCTGCGCGAGGGCGGCCTGCGGGTGTACGTCTACACCAGCGGCTGGAACACCAAACCCGCCCTGCTGGACCAGCTCGCCGGGGTGGTGGACAAGATCGTGGTCAGCGTGGACGGCCCCGACGCCGCCACCCACGACCGCATCCGCGGCCGCGCCGGGTCCTTCGACCACTGCATGCGCACCCTCGGCATGCTCAACGACCGGGTCGAACAGGACCTCGCCGCCGGCCGGACCCCGCTGCGCTTCGGCATCGATTACGTCGTCGTCCGCAGCAACTACGACGAGATCGACCGCATGTGCGGCGAGGTGGCCCCCCGCTTCTCCAGCCTGGAAACCCTGTCCTTCGGCGCGGTGGTCCCCACCGGCCTGGCCAGCCGCCCCAGCTTCGTCGAGCAGGAGCTGGTCAGCGACGAACAGGCGGCCGAGCTGATCCTCCCGGCCACCCGCGAACGCCTCCGCGCCGCCGCGCCCAGCTGGGTGCAGGTCGACACCACGGACAACTTCGAAGTCCAGATGAACCCGCGGTACCTGGCCGACAACCCCGACTTCCGCCCGATGGAGGTCGAACCCGACGGCGCCGTCCGCGGCATGCCCATCTACGAGGGCACCGTGGGCAGCCTGCTCACCGAGGACCCGGTCGAGCTGTGGCGCCGTTCCCGGGCCCGCTGGACCGACCCGTTCGTACTGGACTGCCTGTCCCGCATCCACACCCGCCGCGACTGGGCCGAGGCGATCCGCCAGATCGACCGCCATTTCGGCACCCCGGAGGTCCGGGCCCGCATCGACGCCCGCCCCGTCCTGGTCCTGTGA
- the cas2e gene encoding type I-E CRISPR-associated endoribonuclease Cas2e, giving the protein MTVIVVAACPVGLRGHLTRWLLEISPGVFVGRTTSRVRELLWVRVVEMVRTGRAIMVHQADNEQGLAFQVHDHNWVPVDFEGINLMLRPAPGTRSVESAGTAGKPGWSDASKRRRFGRR; this is encoded by the coding sequence GTGACGGTGATCGTGGTCGCGGCCTGCCCGGTCGGGCTGCGCGGACATTTGACCCGGTGGTTGCTGGAGATCTCGCCGGGGGTGTTCGTCGGGCGCACGACCAGCCGGGTGCGGGAGTTGTTGTGGGTGCGGGTGGTGGAGATGGTGCGCACCGGGCGGGCGATCATGGTGCACCAGGCCGACAACGAACAGGGACTGGCGTTCCAGGTGCACGACCACAACTGGGTTCCGGTGGACTTCGAGGGCATCAACCTCATGCTCCGCCCAGCTCCCGGAACACGGTCGGTCGAGTCTGCGGGGACGGCGGGCAAGCCGGGGTGGAGTGATGCCAGCAAACGCCGACGCTTCGGACGACGGTGA
- a CDS encoding MBL fold metallo-hydrolase — MEVIENYTGHVEPGGPAARRTLAHLTITKLSVGGEWNNNAYLLVCRATGDALLIDAANDSERLMDLLGHDADRPRLRTIVTTHQHPDHWQALGAVAGATGAQTVVHPLDAEPLPVPADFLVEHGDTVQIGDSELEVIHLRGHTPGSIALLYRDPEGTAHLFTGDSLFPGGVGKTTTPENFQSLIGDVSERLFDYLPDETWFYPGHGDDSTLGAERASVPEWRERGW; from the coding sequence GTGGAGGTCATCGAGAACTACACCGGCCACGTCGAGCCGGGCGGCCCAGCCGCCCGCCGCACCCTGGCCCACCTGACGATCACCAAACTGTCCGTAGGCGGAGAGTGGAACAACAACGCCTACCTCCTGGTGTGCCGCGCCACCGGCGACGCCCTCCTGATCGACGCCGCCAACGACTCGGAACGCCTCATGGACCTGCTGGGCCATGACGCCGACCGCCCCCGCCTCCGCACCATCGTCACCACCCACCAACACCCAGACCACTGGCAGGCCCTTGGCGCCGTCGCAGGCGCCACCGGCGCCCAGACAGTGGTCCACCCCCTGGACGCGGAACCCCTCCCGGTACCGGCGGACTTCCTGGTGGAACACGGCGACACGGTCCAGATCGGCGACAGCGAACTCGAAGTGATCCACCTCCGCGGCCACACCCCGGGGTCGATCGCGTTGCTGTACCGCGACCCGGAGGGGACCGCGCACCTGTTCACCGGGGATTCGCTGTTCCCCGGCGGGGTGGGGAAGACGACCACGCCGGAGAATTTCCAGTCGCTGATCGGTGATGTGTCGGAGCGGTTGTTCGATTATCTGCCGGATGAGACTTGGTTTTATCCGGGGCATGGGGATGACTCGACGTTGGGGGCGGAGCGGGCGAGCGTGCCGGAGTGGCGCGAACGCGGCTGGTGA
- a CDS encoding MFS transporter gives MSTTDTPAAPSPADRRKGLVAAAIGNGLEWFDWNAYAIFAVFFAPQFFPKDDPTAGTLSTLLIFAVGFFFRPLGGALLAAFTDRHGRRAGLSLSVILMAGGSLLIAVSPTYEQAGLLAPILLLLARIAQGLSTGGEFASSSTYLAELAPPGRRGFYGSFIYVSTTLGTIAATLLLTLLSATLGREELSAWAWRIPFAIGALLGLYGLYLRRALEETEAFLLGKERRVARPTLEVLRRHPGAALRVVGFTAGATAAYYTFAVYLPTYAQKAHGMAPTGAQWASVAAQVLMVLILPLLGSLSDRIGRKPLLIVFAAGFLLLVVPLFGLISSAPLSLFLVMSGGLLLFACYGAVAPVAMAELFPTEVRSAGLGLPYSLTVALFGGTAPYVVEQLTAAGSGALYPWYIAALCLVSLVVYLTSKETRDVSLARAGAAT, from the coding sequence GTGTCCACAACAGACACCCCGGCGGCGCCGAGCCCGGCCGACCGCCGCAAGGGCCTGGTCGCCGCGGCGATCGGCAACGGCCTGGAGTGGTTCGACTGGAACGCCTACGCGATCTTCGCGGTGTTCTTCGCGCCCCAGTTCTTCCCCAAGGACGACCCGACCGCCGGCACCCTCAGCACCCTGCTGATCTTCGCCGTCGGCTTCTTCTTCCGCCCGCTCGGCGGCGCCCTGCTGGCCGCCTTCACCGACCGGCACGGCCGCCGCGCCGGACTCAGCCTCTCGGTGATCCTGATGGCCGGCGGCAGCCTGCTGATCGCGGTCTCGCCGACCTACGAACAGGCCGGCCTGCTCGCGCCGATCCTGCTGCTGCTGGCCCGGATCGCCCAGGGCCTGTCCACCGGCGGCGAGTTCGCCTCCTCCTCGACCTACCTGGCCGAACTGGCCCCGCCGGGACGCCGCGGCTTCTACGGCAGCTTCATCTACGTCAGCACCACCCTGGGCACCATCGCCGCCACCCTGCTGCTGACCCTGCTCAGCGCCACCCTCGGCCGCGAGGAGCTGTCCGCCTGGGCCTGGCGGATCCCGTTCGCGATCGGCGCGCTGCTCGGGCTGTACGGCCTCTACCTGCGCCGCGCGCTGGAGGAGACCGAGGCGTTCCTGCTCGGCAAGGAGCGCAGGGTGGCCCGGCCGACGCTGGAGGTGCTGCGCCGCCACCCCGGCGCCGCGCTGCGCGTGGTCGGCTTCACCGCGGGCGCGACCGCCGCGTACTACACCTTCGCCGTCTACCTGCCGACCTACGCGCAGAAGGCACACGGCATGGCGCCCACCGGCGCGCAGTGGGCCTCGGTGGCCGCCCAGGTGCTGATGGTGCTGATCCTGCCCCTGTTGGGTTCGCTTTCCGACCGGATCGGGCGAAAGCCGCTGTTGATCGTGTTCGCCGCGGGCTTCCTGCTGCTGGTCGTGCCGTTGTTCGGGCTCATCTCCAGTGCGCCGCTGTCACTCTTCCTGGTGATGTCCGGTGGCCTGCTGCTGTTCGCCTGTTACGGAGCGGTGGCGCCGGTGGCGATGGCCGAGCTGTTCCCCACCGAGGTCCGCTCGGCCGGCCTCGGCCTGCCGTACTCGCTGACCGTGGCGTTGTTCGGCGGCACCGCGCCCTACGTCGTCGAACAGCTGACCGCGGCCGGTTCCGGCGCCCTGTACCCTTGGTACATCGCAGCGTTGTGCCTGGTCAGCCTGGTGGTCTACCTGACATCGAAGGAGACCAGGGACGTGAGCCTGGCCCGTGCCGGAGCCGCCACCTAA
- the metH gene encoding methionine synthase, producing MDRVGDRTQALKELLTQRVVVLDGAWGTMFQNAALKPEDYYGDHFANHARDVAGNPDLLNLTRPDLVLDIHRQYLDAGADITTTNTFTATGIGQADYLMESYVHEMNVQAAQIARQAADEAGNKFVAGSIGPLNVTLSLSPRVEDPAYRAVNFQQVKDTYAGQIAALAEGGVDLLLVETIFDTLNCKAAIAAAREVAPELPLWISVTIVDLSGRTLSGQTVEAFWSSIEHSDPMVVGLNCSLGAAEMRPHVAELSRFANTYTSAHPNAGLPNAFGGYDETPEQTAELLAEFVESGMVNIVGGCCGTTPAHIGKIAEAVSTMTPRAVPDPGSRTRYSGLEPFEITKDTGFVMIGERTNVTGSAKFRRLIEAGDYQTAADVALEQVRGGANILDVNMDADLLDSERAMTGFLNLIATEPEIARIPVMIDSSRWSVLEAGLKCVQGKGIVNSISLKEGEEPFLAQARRIRDYGAGVVVMAFDELGQADSADRKVSICARAYDLLTQQAGFPPEDIIFDPNVLAVATGISEHNGYAKEFLEALPRIKERCPGVRISGGISNLSFSFRGNDIVREAMHSSFLLHATRVGLDMGIVNAGQLAVYANIPPDLLELVEDVLFDRREDATDRLVAHAETVSGRGTQRVVDLSWREAPVAERLSHALVHGIVDFIEEDTEEARQLLPRPLEVIEGPLMDGMKIVGDLFGAGKMFLPQVVKSARVMKRSVAYLEPFMEAEKEAARKAGLAIAARGNGKVVLATVKGDVHDIGKNIVGVVLGCNNYEVIDLGVMVPAAKILDVAVAEGADAVGLSGLITPSLDEMVNVAAEMERRGLKLPLLIGGATTSRQHTAVRIAPAYQATTVHVLDASRVVGVVSDLMDEDRAEELAERNRVDQDRLREQHEARESKPVLPLAAARANFEPVSFENLPVPEFTGIRTVSPDLPTLRAMIDWQFFFLAWELKGKYPKILEQPVARELFDEANVLLDQIIANGSLTAQGVYGYWPAHSEGDDIVAGHIRFPMLRQQTEKPENRPNRCLADYIAPAGDHLGGFAVAIHGAETLAAGYEANHDDYRSIMVKALADRLAEAFAEYIHLEARRAWYEPGSEPVLADLHAERFRGIRPAFGYPASPDHSQKEELFELLEAEKVGLGLTESFAMTPAAAVSGLLFANEGAKYFTVGRLGKDQVEDYAQRRGMPLTEVERWLRPNLGYEPAAS from the coding sequence GTGGACAGGGTTGGCGACCGCACGCAGGCGCTCAAGGAGCTGCTGACGCAACGGGTGGTGGTGCTCGACGGGGCCTGGGGCACCATGTTCCAGAACGCCGCGCTCAAGCCAGAGGACTACTACGGCGACCACTTCGCCAATCACGCCAGGGATGTCGCGGGCAACCCCGACCTGCTCAACCTCACCCGCCCTGACCTGGTGCTGGACATCCACCGGCAGTACCTGGACGCCGGCGCGGACATCACCACCACGAACACCTTCACCGCCACCGGGATCGGCCAGGCCGACTACCTGATGGAGTCCTACGTCCACGAGATGAACGTCCAGGCGGCGCAGATCGCCCGGCAGGCCGCGGACGAGGCGGGCAACAAGTTCGTCGCGGGCTCGATCGGACCGCTCAACGTCACCCTGTCGCTGTCCCCCCGGGTGGAGGACCCCGCCTACCGCGCGGTCAACTTCCAGCAGGTCAAGGACACCTACGCGGGGCAGATCGCGGCGCTGGCCGAGGGCGGGGTCGACCTGCTCCTGGTCGAGACGATCTTCGACACGCTCAACTGCAAGGCCGCCATCGCCGCCGCCCGCGAGGTCGCGCCCGAGCTGCCGCTGTGGATCTCGGTGACCATCGTCGACCTCTCCGGCCGCACCCTGTCCGGGCAGACCGTCGAGGCGTTCTGGAGTTCCATCGAGCACTCCGACCCGATGGTGGTCGGCCTCAACTGCTCGCTGGGCGCGGCCGAGATGCGCCCGCACGTGGCCGAGCTGTCCCGCTTCGCGAACACCTACACCTCCGCGCACCCCAACGCCGGCCTGCCGAACGCCTTCGGCGGCTACGACGAGACCCCGGAGCAGACCGCCGAACTGCTCGCCGAGTTCGTCGAGTCCGGCATGGTCAACATCGTCGGCGGCTGCTGCGGCACCACCCCCGCGCACATCGGCAAGATCGCCGAGGCGGTGTCCACGATGACGCCGCGCGCCGTGCCCGACCCGGGGTCCCGCACCCGGTACAGCGGCCTGGAGCCGTTCGAGATCACCAAGGACACCGGTTTCGTGATGATCGGTGAGCGCACCAACGTCACCGGTTCGGCCAAGTTCCGGCGGCTGATCGAGGCAGGCGACTACCAGACCGCGGCCGACGTCGCGCTGGAGCAGGTCCGCGGCGGCGCGAACATCCTCGACGTGAACATGGACGCCGACCTGCTCGACAGCGAGCGGGCGATGACCGGCTTCCTCAACCTGATCGCCACCGAGCCGGAGATCGCGCGCATCCCGGTGATGATCGACAGCTCCCGGTGGAGCGTGCTCGAGGCCGGGCTGAAGTGCGTGCAGGGCAAGGGGATCGTCAACTCGATCAGCCTCAAGGAGGGCGAGGAGCCGTTCCTGGCCCAGGCCCGGCGGATCCGTGACTACGGCGCGGGCGTGGTGGTGATGGCCTTCGACGAGCTGGGCCAGGCCGACAGCGCCGACCGCAAGGTCTCGATCTGCGCCCGCGCCTACGACCTGCTCACCCAGCAGGCCGGATTCCCGCCTGAGGACATCATCTTCGACCCGAACGTGCTCGCCGTGGCCACCGGCATCAGCGAGCACAACGGCTACGCCAAGGAGTTCCTGGAGGCGCTGCCCCGGATCAAGGAACGCTGTCCCGGCGTGCGGATCAGCGGCGGTATCTCGAACCTGTCCTTCTCCTTCCGCGGCAACGACATCGTGCGCGAGGCCATGCACTCCTCGTTCCTGTTGCACGCCACCCGCGTCGGCCTGGACATGGGCATCGTCAACGCCGGTCAGCTCGCGGTGTACGCCAACATCCCGCCCGATCTGCTGGAACTGGTCGAGGACGTGCTCTTCGACCGCAGGGAGGACGCCACCGACCGGCTGGTCGCGCACGCCGAGACGGTCAGCGGCCGCGGCACCCAGCGTGTGGTGGACCTGTCCTGGCGGGAAGCCCCGGTCGCCGAGCGGCTCTCGCACGCGCTGGTGCACGGCATCGTGGACTTCATCGAGGAGGACACCGAGGAGGCCCGCCAGCTGCTGCCCAGGCCGCTGGAGGTCATCGAGGGTCCGCTGATGGACGGCATGAAGATCGTCGGCGACCTGTTCGGCGCGGGCAAGATGTTCCTGCCGCAGGTGGTCAAGAGCGCCAGGGTGATGAAGCGGTCGGTGGCCTACCTGGAGCCGTTCATGGAGGCGGAGAAGGAGGCGGCCCGCAAGGCAGGCCTGGCCATCGCCGCCCGCGGCAACGGCAAGGTCGTGCTGGCCACGGTCAAGGGCGATGTGCACGACATCGGCAAGAACATCGTCGGCGTGGTGCTGGGCTGCAACAACTACGAGGTCATCGACCTGGGCGTGATGGTGCCAGCGGCGAAGATCCTGGACGTGGCGGTGGCCGAGGGCGCCGACGCGGTCGGCCTGTCCGGCCTGATCACCCCGTCCCTGGACGAGATGGTCAACGTGGCCGCGGAGATGGAGCGCCGGGGCCTGAAGCTGCCGCTGCTGATCGGTGGCGCGACCACCTCCCGCCAGCACACCGCGGTGCGCATCGCGCCTGCCTACCAGGCCACCACGGTGCACGTGCTCGACGCCTCCCGGGTGGTGGGCGTGGTCTCGGACCTGATGGACGAGGACCGCGCCGAGGAACTGGCCGAGCGCAACCGGGTCGACCAGGACCGCCTGCGTGAGCAGCACGAGGCCAGGGAGTCCAAGCCGGTGCTGCCGCTGGCGGCGGCCCGCGCCAACTTCGAGCCGGTCTCCTTCGAGAACCTGCCGGTGCCGGAGTTCACCGGCATCCGCACGGTCTCCCCTGACCTGCCCACCCTGCGCGCCATGATCGACTGGCAGTTCTTCTTCCTGGCCTGGGAGCTGAAGGGCAAGTACCCGAAGATCCTGGAACAGCCGGTGGCCAGGGAACTCTTCGACGAGGCCAACGTCCTGCTCGACCAGATCATCGCCAACGGCAGCCTCACCGCCCAGGGCGTGTACGGCTACTGGCCCGCGCACAGCGAGGGCGACGACATCGTGGCCGGCCACATCCGCTTCCCCATGCTGCGCCAGCAGACGGAGAAGCCGGAGAACCGCCCGAACCGGTGCCTGGCCGACTACATCGCCCCGGCCGGTGACCACCTCGGCGGCTTCGCGGTGGCCATCCACGGCGCGGAGACCCTGGCCGCGGGCTACGAGGCCAACCACGACGACTACCGCTCCATCATGGTCAAGGCACTGGCCGACCGCCTGGCCGAGGCCTTCGCCGAGTACATCCACCTGGAAGCCCGTCGCGCCTGGTACGAGCCCGGTTCCGAGCCGGTGCTGGCCGACCTGCACGCCGAGCGCTTCCGCGGCATCCGCCCGGCCTTCGGCTACCCGGCCAGCCCCGACCACAGCCAGAAGGAAGAGCTGTTCGAGCTGCTGGAGGCGGAGAAGGTGGGGCTGGGCCTGACCGAGTCGTTCGCGATGACCCCCGCGGCGGCGGTCAGCGGCCTGCTGTTCGCCAACGAGGGCGCGAAGTACTTCACGGTGGGCCGCCTCGGCAAGGACCAGGTCGAGGACTACGCCCAGCGTCGCGGCATGCCGCTGACCGAGGTCGAGCGCTGGCTGCGCCCCAACCTGGGCTACGAGCCGGCCGCGAGCTGA
- a CDS encoding maleylpyruvate isomerase family mycothiol-dependent enzyme, which yields MPSPRRSPADAAARAGTALDALEHADERLLRAVTELDDAGARGASGLPGWSRGHLLTHLARNADALLNLVIWARTGVEHPMYASRADRDADIEEGANRRLRLLQEDLVAASERFAAAARALSETAWTADIQHTTGTQFVAHEIPWLRVREVWVHLVDLDIGLEFTDIDPAVLGELIGSSLAVYGERPGAPALQLEVELPEGGQRVWTLDGSDSPAAVVRGDAPAMLAWLTGRGDGTALSGTVPELPRWL from the coding sequence GTGCCATCACCGCGCCGCAGTCCCGCCGACGCCGCCGCCAGGGCCGGCACCGCCCTGGACGCGCTGGAACACGCGGACGAGCGGCTGCTGCGAGCTGTCACCGAGCTGGATGACGCGGGCGCACGCGGCGCGAGTGGATTACCGGGCTGGAGCCGGGGTCACCTGCTGACCCACCTGGCCCGCAACGCCGATGCCCTGCTGAACCTGGTGATCTGGGCCCGCACCGGGGTCGAGCACCCGATGTACGCCAGTCGCGCGGACCGGGACGCCGATATCGAGGAGGGCGCCAACCGCAGGCTGCGGCTGCTCCAGGAAGACCTGGTGGCAGCCAGCGAGCGGTTCGCCGCGGCGGCGCGGGCGCTGTCCGAGACGGCCTGGACCGCGGACATCCAGCACACCACCGGCACCCAGTTCGTGGCGCACGAGATCCCGTGGCTGAGGGTGCGCGAGGTGTGGGTGCACCTGGTGGACCTGGACATCGGCTTGGAGTTCACCGATATCGACCCGGCGGTGCTCGGCGAGCTGATCGGCAGTTCGCTGGCGGTGTACGGGGAACGGCCTGGCGCGCCCGCGTTGCAGCTGGAGGTCGAGCTGCCGGAGGGTGGTCAGCGGGTCTGGACGCTGGACGGATCGGACTCGCCCGCGGCGGTGGTGCGCGGGGACGCACCGGCCATGCTGGCCTGGCTGACCGGTCGCGGCGACGGCACCGCGTTGTCCGGCACCGTACCGGAGCTGCCGCGCTGGCTCTGA
- the cas1e gene encoding type I-E CRISPR-associated endonuclease Cas1e, with product MADLPGAKPVPLSQLHRAQDRLSFLYLEHCTVHREDNAITATDARGTVHIPAATLGALLLGPGTTVSQQAMVLLGECGSTAVWVGEHGVRYYAHGRTLARSTTLLQAQAALVSNRNSRLKVARAMYAMRFPGEDTSGLTMQQLRGREGARVRRSYREHAARVGIDWQRRDYDPANFEAGTPVNQALSAAHTSLYGVVHAVIVALGCSPGLGFVHTGHVKSFVYDIADLYKAQVSIPVAFDIAAAEVADIGSATRRAIRDRMRGGAFLETCVRDIKTLLTPEEELVEYGPEAFEDAAFAGADVVMLWDDNGRAVPGGVAYGEEL from the coding sequence GTGGCTGATCTGCCCGGCGCCAAACCGGTCCCGCTCTCCCAGTTGCACCGAGCCCAGGACCGGCTGTCCTTCCTCTACCTGGAGCACTGCACCGTGCACCGGGAGGACAACGCGATCACCGCCACCGACGCCCGCGGCACCGTGCACATCCCCGCGGCCACCCTCGGCGCGCTGCTGCTGGGCCCGGGAACCACCGTCAGCCAGCAGGCCATGGTGCTGCTCGGGGAATGCGGATCGACCGCGGTGTGGGTGGGCGAGCACGGGGTGCGCTACTACGCCCACGGCCGCACCCTGGCCCGCTCCACCACCCTGCTGCAAGCGCAGGCGGCGCTGGTGTCCAACCGGAACTCCCGGTTGAAGGTCGCGCGGGCGATGTATGCGATGCGTTTCCCCGGCGAGGACACCAGCGGGCTGACCATGCAGCAGTTGCGCGGCAGGGAAGGAGCCCGGGTACGGCGCAGCTACCGCGAGCACGCCGCCCGGGTCGGCATCGACTGGCAACGCCGCGACTACGACCCGGCCAACTTCGAGGCCGGCACTCCGGTCAACCAGGCGCTGTCCGCGGCCCACACCAGCCTGTACGGGGTCGTGCACGCGGTGATCGTGGCCCTGGGGTGTTCCCCCGGGCTGGGGTTCGTCCACACCGGGCACGTCAAGTCCTTCGTCTATGACATCGCCGACCTGTACAAGGCACAGGTCAGCATCCCGGTCGCCTTCGACATCGCCGCCGCCGAGGTCGCCGACATCGGCTCAGCCACCCGCCGCGCGATCCGGGACCGCATGCGCGGCGGAGCGTTCCTGGAGACCTGCGTCCGCGACATCAAGACGCTGCTGACCCCGGAGGAGGAGCTGGTGGAGTACGGGCCGGAAGCCTTCGAGGACGCGGCGTTCGCCGGCGCGGATGTGGTGATGCTCTGGGACGACAACGGCCGGGCCGTTCCTGGTGGGGTCGCCTACGGGGAGGAGCTGTGA
- the cas6e gene encoding type I-E CRISPR-associated protein Cas6/Cse3/CasE — protein sequence MYFTRCALNPARRGARALLASPHKLHGAVQAAFPPHAASATGQGRVLWRLDQTEHQVQLYLVSPDRPDLTHLIEQAGWPTTTGWDTREYQPVLTRLAAGQMWGFRLKANPVHSGRKTPDAQRSQRFHHVTVAQQTDWLLTRTDKFGFTIPLGENKEPDVAVRGREVVRFERKSATVSLSTVVFEGRLEVVDPDRLRESLTNGIGPAKGYGCGLLTLAPLRRG from the coding sequence ATGTATTTCACCCGTTGCGCCCTCAACCCGGCCCGCCGCGGCGCCCGCGCGCTGCTGGCCTCCCCGCACAAGCTGCACGGCGCCGTCCAAGCCGCCTTCCCACCCCACGCCGCCTCGGCTACTGGGCAGGGCAGGGTGTTGTGGCGGTTGGATCAGACCGAGCACCAGGTCCAGCTCTACCTGGTCAGCCCGGACCGCCCCGATCTGACCCACCTGATCGAGCAGGCCGGCTGGCCCACCACCACCGGCTGGGACACCCGCGAGTACCAGCCGGTCCTCACCCGCCTGGCCGCGGGGCAGATGTGGGGATTCCGGCTCAAGGCCAACCCGGTGCACAGCGGCCGCAAAACGCCGGATGCCCAGCGCTCGCAACGGTTCCACCATGTCACTGTCGCTCAGCAGACCGACTGGCTGCTCACCCGCACCGACAAGTTCGGCTTCACCATCCCTTTGGGGGAGAACAAGGAGCCGGATGTGGCGGTGCGCGGGCGGGAGGTCGTGCGCTTCGAGCGCAAGTCCGCCACGGTGTCGCTGTCCACCGTGGTGTTCGAGGGCCGTCTGGAAGTCGTCGACCCCGACCGGCTGAGGGAGAGCCTGACCAACGGGATCGGCCCGGCTAAGGGCTACGGCTGCGGCCTGCTCACCCTGGCCCCGCTGCGCCGTGGCTGA